The genomic window ACTTTGCCGATTTTAGCCACGTGCAAGATGGCGTTTGAGAAACAAGCGGCATAACCGGCTGCGAACAGCTGTTCAGGGTTAGTCGCAAGTCCGCTGCCACCCATGGCTTTAGGGTAGGCTAGTGCGACATCGAGTAAACCATCATCCGTGCTGACTTGTCCCTGACGTCCCGCTCTTGCCGTTGCTCGTGTTTCATACAGTGTTTTCATACTCATTACCTCAATTGTTTAGGATTAATAGATTTAATTTAAGTTGCGCGCAATTCAATTGTGGTAAACTATAATTCGATCTTTAGTGTGAATGCAAGTATATTGTGCACAATGTATTTAAATTATCGGATCTTCCTATGTCTAAAATTGAAGTCAATAATGGGTTAACTGTCTCCGATGAGATTGAAAACCCGAACTTAGACAATGCCTTATGTTTAGAGCAACAGGTGTGTTTCTCTCTCTACAGCACAGCCAATGCCATGGTGCGAGCCTATCGCCCCCTGTTAGATAAGTTGGATCTTACCTATCCACAATATTTAGTGATGCTGGTGTTATGGGAGGAGCAGGGGATCAGCGTTAAAACCCTAGGGGATAAACTATTCCTCGATTCTGGTACTTTGACCCCGCTACTTAAACGCCTAGAATCTAAGGGATTAGTCAGCCGTGGCCGCAGTGAGCAGGATGAACGGGTGCGAGTGCTCGCCTTAACGCCTGCAGGGATCGCCCTTAAATCCCAGGCCAGTGACATTCCCCATTTGATGCGCTGTAAAGTGGGTGGTGAAGTGAATGAGCTTAAGGCATTGAAAGCGATGTGCGATAGGGCGCTTAAACAGTTACATGCTAGCCTTGATTAATAGTTTAAATACCAGTTGCTTTAAGGCTAACGTGTTGACATAGTTGATCTTCATGGGCCTGTAGCCGTATTTTAGGGATAGAATGACTCCGATGGATAAGTTAGCAATGCAAGCGTTATTGCGGGTAAATAAGCCATGGCCTCCTTCGATATAGCCATTATTGGCGGCGGGATCAGCGGTGTGGGGATCGCCCAATATGCGGCGGCGGCGGGCTATTCCACTCTGTTAATTGAAAGAGGGGAAATTGGCGGTCAAACCTCGGCTAATTCCAGCAAACTTATCCATGGTGGCCTGCGTTATTTAGAGACTGGGCAAATTAACCTCGTGCGTAAGTCCCTGCTTGAGCGGCGTAATTTACTCAATCTGGCGCCGACCTTAGTGAAAGCCGTGCCATTTTATATCCCAGTTTACGAGCATAGTCAGCGCAGTCCTTGGACGATACGGGCAGGGCTGAGCCTGTATGCGGTGTTAAGTGAATTCGATCCTTTAGGGCGATTTATTTCAGTGCCAGCGGTCCATTGGCACCGTTTAAAGGGGCTTAAACTTTCGGGATTGAAGGCGGTATTTCAGTATTGGGATGCGCAGACAGACGATAAATTACTGACTCAAGCCGTTGCCCGCAGTGCACAGGCATTAGGGGCTGAAGTTTACGCCGAAGCCGATTTTCTCGGAATGGAGCATCAGTCCCAAGGCTGCGCTGTGAGTTTTCAACATGCGGGTGACGTGCGGCAAGTCGAAGCCAGTCTCGTGATTAATGCGGCTGGGCCTTGGGTGAATGAGGTGATTGCTAAAGTGTCGCCCCCATTGGCGGGAGTTGAACTCGACTGGGTGCAGGGCGCACATTTATTGTTGGATATCCCCGCCCTCGACGGCATCTTGTACTTAGAATCCTGCTTCGATAAACGGGTGATTTTTGTGATGCCCTGGTATGGTCAAACCTTAATAGGCACGACGGAAACGGAGCTGGCATCATTGGATAAACCTCCCGAGGTGACTGAGTCCGAGGTTAACTACCTCCTTGGTATTTATCGGCATTATTTTTCGCTCTCGCCCGAGATTAATGATCTTAAGGCTAAGATAGTTCAGACCTATTGCGGCGTACGAGTCTTACCTAAACAGAGCTCCCAAGCCTTCGATCGGCCGCGGGATATTCTTATGCAGACATCGGTTTCCCATCCGAGGCTGCTGAGTCTATACGGCGGAAAACTCACCACCTTTAGGAGTGCTTCAGCAGAAGTGCTCGAATGGATTGAACAACATCTGGGTAAGCGCCCACCGATTGCCGACGTCGATTCGCTCCCCCTAGGTTGATGGCGCGGTGGCCGTACTTTGAAGTTGTGCCGTTTGGGGCGAGTTCGAGGTGATTTTTCGCCGCAAAAACGCTACAGTATGGCGCTTTTTTACTGATCCCTAGGAATTGTCGTGAGTGCTGCCATAGTGAGTGCCAAAAGCCAATGTAGTTATTTTAATGTAGGCCAATGCCAATCTTGCCTTCATATTCAAGTTCCTATGGCGCAGCAAGTGGCGGCTAAAACCCAAGAATTACAGCAACTCCTCGCGCCATTCGTTTCCGATCCCTTAGATATTTTTCAAGCCCCCATCTTTGGTGATGCCAGTGGTTTTCGTAATAAAGCCAAAATGGTGGCCCTAGGGGCGGCCCACGCCCCAGTGCTTGGGATAGTCAGCCCGAGTGGCGAGGCGGTCAGCCTATGTGACTGCCTGCTATATCCCACTGATATGCAAGCGTTACTTCACCGTCTAGAGCGTTTTGTACAGCAGGCTGGGATCCCGCCTTACCGTGTGGATAAAGCGAAGGGCGAACTTAAATTTATCCTATTGACCCGCAGCCAAGTGCGTGGCGAATATCTGCTGCGCTTCGTGCTGCGATCGCAGGATGCCATCCCCCGTATTGAGCGTGAGCTGGCCGCATTGTTGCTGGAATTTCCACAGATTAAAGTGGTATCGGTCAATATCCAGCCCGTTCATATGGCGATCCTCGAAGGGGATGAAGAGATCTTCTTAACTGAGAATACCCGCCTAGAAGAACTGTTTAACGATGTCCCCCTATTTATTCGGCCTAAGAGTTTTTTCCAGACCAACCCGCAAGTAGCGGCGCAGTTATATCAAACCGCCCGTGAGTGGGTGGCCGAGTTTTCACCTCATTCGTTATGGGATCTCTTCTGTGGTGTGGGCGGTTTCGGACTGCACTGCGCATCCAAAGACATAAAACTCACAGGGATTGAAATCGAAGCCGAAGCGATAGCCTGCGCGCAAATGTCAGCGCACATGATGGGGCTCGAGAACGTGCACTTTATGGCGCTCGATTCCACCGACTTTGCCAAGGGCAAAAGCGCCGCCGACAAGCCGGATTTGATCATAGTGAATCCGCCGCGGCGTGGCATTGGTGAGGCACTTTGCCAGTCCCTAAGCGAGTTTGCCCCAAAGGCGATACTTTATTCCAGCTGTAATCCTAAGACCTTAGCCAAAGATCTCGCGCATATTCAAGGCTATCACTTAACCAAAGTGCAACTGTTCGATTTATTCCCCCACACGGATCATTTCGAGGTCTTGGCTATGTTAGTCAAGGATTGAGGGCACAACCTTAAGGTGTTTTTGTGCTTAGGCTGTCATCCCAAATAATACACAGCGATGCGCCGCCGAGTTTCTCCGAGCGGCTAAGCTCAAGTTTGCCATAGTGCCAAGTGGCGATTTTTTTCACTATATAGAGCCCTAAACCGTAGCCGCTGTTATCGCTTTGCTGGGCGTCACGTTCGAAGGCGGTCATCAATTTTTTGCCTTTGCCCTCAAATCCTGGGCCATCGTCTTCGACACAGAATCGATTTTGTCCCGCCTGCTGTTGAAAACTGACATGGATTTCGCTGCTCGCAAAACGCATGGCATTTTGGATCAGATTCTGGACAGCAATCGTCATGGTGACGGGGTCGAAGTGCGCCTGTTGGCCCTGATGATGAAACACAATATTGAGTTTTGGCTGATAAATCGCATATTTTTGTGCCATTTTGTCCATAAACCCATCGAGGGCGTGTGAGTCTTGGTTGAGGGCTTCTTCCTTGTGTTCTAAACGGGCAAAGGAAAGATAGTTTGCTGCAAGCTGTTCAATATCATCAATATCCTCAGTTAATCGCTGCGCATAATTAGGGTCAATTTGCGGACGAATAATCTCCAGTGCAAAGCGCATGCGGGCGAGTGGGGTGCGTACTTCATGGGAAATAGTGCGGGACAGCTCTTTGTGCATTTGGACAAAATCTACAATTTGATGGCTGACACTGCTAAATACCTTAGCTAAGGGGTAAATCGCCGAGTGCCTGTGGGTCTGCATTGGGAGTTTTTGTGGCGATTTGCCAAAGTGAATGGCGGCTTGTTGTAAATGGTGTAGATCCCGAAATACGGGCCAGATTAACCACAGGGCCACTAGGCTCAATGATGAATAAAAACCAAGTAAAATCAAACTAGTATTTGTTTCCTTCGGTGGCGGTGTCACCACGGGACCAAGGACGAGAATATGGGATTTATCTTTATCTAGGTGGTAGTAATAGAGTTCGTCACCACTGTGGCGTAGGGCAAGGGTTTCTCCCTGTAATAGCAAGGTTTGCAAGTTGTCTGGCAGGGAGAGTGAATCCCTAGCGACCCGTTTGATATTGGTGGGCTTTTGTTCATCATAGGTTTGTAATAGGTCATCAACATCAATTTGATAGCTGTATTTGTCATCGGCAAAATGTTCGGCCAGCTCGCCAAAGCTCCAGATCACTAATCCGCAGGACAGCAGTAAAAAAGCAAACAGGCGATAGAACTGAAATTTCATAGCTGTTACATCCGACGCTGTGGCGGTAAATAGTTAAATAAATATCCCTTTCCATGGATGGTGGTAATGGCTAACCCAGGGACATTGAGCTCATCTAAACGTTTCCGCAAGCGGCTGATTTTAAGATCTATAGCCCTGTCTAAGCCGTCATATTCACGGCCAACATACTGTTCGAATAAAAACTCCCGTGAGAGTACTTTGCCCGCATAGAGGACGAATATCCACAATAGGGAAAACTCCTTAGTAGTGAATGAGATCACTTCATCCCCTAGGTTAACCTGTTGCAGATTGGGATTTAACGCTAGGTCGTGCAGTCTGAGTGAGTCTCGTGTTGTTTTAGGCTGCTGTTTCCTCAGGCTTGTTTTGATCCGCGCGAAGAGAAGTGGCGGCACAACGGGTTTAAGCAGATAGTCACAGGCGCCTAAATCTAAGCCTCGAATTTGATCTAAGTGACTATCGAGGGCGGTGAGAAAAATAATGGGGCAGGGATAACTGGCGGCAAGCTGTGGGAATAGGCTAAAACCATCCTGCCCTGGTAGCATCACATCGCAAAGGATTAAGTCAAAATCATCAGTATCTTGCCGTAACAAAGCATCCTCGGCATTATCGAGGTGAACAAGGTGAAATCCCTGTTGTTCGAGGTAAGTGCAAACGAGCTCCGCGAGGGGGAGGTCGTCTTCGATAAGCAAAAGTTGGGACTGAGAATCTGTCATCCGCGTGCCTGTCATAGTAAGTTCCAGTTAAGTCCTCGACGCCTTCTCGTATTAGCGGGTTCAAATTTTGCCACTTTCACTAGGCCCGAAGTAATAACATTGTTTTTTGGGTCCCTAAGTTCGAATAAGGTATCGTCGGCTAAGGTTAATTGTACTTGGTACTTAAAATGGATCTGGTTTTCAAAACAAGTGAGTGGTATGGGATGTTTTGCTACCCAAATGCAGAGGGATTTTGGTGTATCGGATTGATACTCAATGAGTAAGTCTAAGCGGCAGGCGGGTTTTTCTGCCGTTACCGCGCAGGTATCTGGGGTTAACGTGAGTTCATCGGCCTGTGCAAAGGGGCTTATCAGGGCTGAAATGATAAGGCTAAAGCAAGTGAGCCACAGAATGCAGCGGTAATAACGTCTAAAAGCCATAGCTAATCCCAACAAATCCAGAGATATAGCCATCTTTGTCGATCATAATGCTATCGGTTATACCTTGCCCCAACCAAGTGTATTCAAAAATACCAACAAAATTGACATTCTCCCCTAGGGGGACATTGATCACGGCTTTGGCATAGTAGTTAAACGTGGCCGAAGGATAATAGCGGGGATAAATGGGCCCTCTTTCTTCGGGGGTTAATTGGTAATAGTAGTTAAGGATATTCTGACTCTTACGGA from Shewanella putrefaciens includes these protein-coding regions:
- a CDS encoding MarR family winged helix-turn-helix transcriptional regulator, encoding MSKIEVNNGLTVSDEIENPNLDNALCLEQQVCFSLYSTANAMVRAYRPLLDKLDLTYPQYLVMLVLWEEQGISVKTLGDKLFLDSGTLTPLLKRLESKGLVSRGRSEQDERVRVLALTPAGIALKSQASDIPHLMRCKVGGEVNELKALKAMCDRALKQLHASLD
- a CDS encoding glycerol-3-phosphate dehydrogenase/oxidase, producing MASFDIAIIGGGISGVGIAQYAAAAGYSTLLIERGEIGGQTSANSSKLIHGGLRYLETGQINLVRKSLLERRNLLNLAPTLVKAVPFYIPVYEHSQRSPWTIRAGLSLYAVLSEFDPLGRFISVPAVHWHRLKGLKLSGLKAVFQYWDAQTDDKLLTQAVARSAQALGAEVYAEADFLGMEHQSQGCAVSFQHAGDVRQVEASLVINAAGPWVNEVIAKVSPPLAGVELDWVQGAHLLLDIPALDGILYLESCFDKRVIFVMPWYGQTLIGTTETELASLDKPPEVTESEVNYLLGIYRHYFSLSPEINDLKAKIVQTYCGVRVLPKQSSQAFDRPRDILMQTSVSHPRLLSLYGGKLTTFRSASAEVLEWIEQHLGKRPPIADVDSLPLG
- the rlmC gene encoding 23S rRNA (uracil(747)-C(5))-methyltransferase RlmC, with the protein product MSAAIVSAKSQCSYFNVGQCQSCLHIQVPMAQQVAAKTQELQQLLAPFVSDPLDIFQAPIFGDASGFRNKAKMVALGAAHAPVLGIVSPSGEAVSLCDCLLYPTDMQALLHRLERFVQQAGIPPYRVDKAKGELKFILLTRSQVRGEYLLRFVLRSQDAIPRIERELAALLLEFPQIKVVSVNIQPVHMAILEGDEEIFLTENTRLEELFNDVPLFIRPKSFFQTNPQVAAQLYQTAREWVAEFSPHSLWDLFCGVGGFGLHCASKDIKLTGIEIEAEAIACAQMSAHMMGLENVHFMALDSTDFAKGKSAADKPDLIIVNPPRRGIGEALCQSLSEFAPKAILYSSCNPKTLAKDLAHIQGYHLTKVQLFDLFPHTDHFEVLAMLVKD
- a CDS encoding sensor histidine kinase — encoded protein: MKFQFYRLFAFLLLSCGLVIWSFGELAEHFADDKYSYQIDVDDLLQTYDEQKPTNIKRVARDSLSLPDNLQTLLLQGETLALRHSGDELYYYHLDKDKSHILVLGPVVTPPPKETNTSLILLGFYSSLSLVALWLIWPVFRDLHHLQQAAIHFGKSPQKLPMQTHRHSAIYPLAKVFSSVSHQIVDFVQMHKELSRTISHEVRTPLARMRFALEIIRPQIDPNYAQRLTEDIDDIEQLAANYLSFARLEHKEEALNQDSHALDGFMDKMAQKYAIYQPKLNIVFHHQGQQAHFDPVTMTIAVQNLIQNAMRFASSEIHVSFQQQAGQNRFCVEDDGPGFEGKGKKLMTAFERDAQQSDNSGYGLGLYIVKKIATWHYGKLELSRSEKLGGASLCIIWDDSLSTKTP
- a CDS encoding response regulator transcription factor encodes the protein MTDSQSQLLLIEDDLPLAELVCTYLEQQGFHLVHLDNAEDALLRQDTDDFDLILCDVMLPGQDGFSLFPQLAASYPCPIIFLTALDSHLDQIRGLDLGACDYLLKPVVPPLLFARIKTSLRKQQPKTTRDSLRLHDLALNPNLQQVNLGDEVISFTTKEFSLLWIFVLYAGKVLSREFLFEQYVGREYDGLDRAIDLKISRLRKRLDELNVPGLAITTIHGKGYLFNYLPPQRRM
- a CDS encoding DUF3019 domain-containing protein encodes the protein MAFRRYYRCILWLTCFSLIISALISPFAQADELTLTPDTCAVTAEKPACRLDLLIEYQSDTPKSLCIWVAKHPIPLTCFENQIHFKYQVQLTLADDTLFELRDPKNNVITSGLVKVAKFEPANTRRRRGLNWNLL